From the genome of Nitrospira lenta, one region includes:
- a CDS encoding phosphatidylglycerol lysyltransferase domain-containing protein yields the protein MSLSDPLPQFVPGSVCVQCDVCCRFPESDSFLRPYFTRNEIEAAVAQGLSPALFSDPVGSQIALVKDSQSDGYLCPAFDPATSRCGIYAHRPFDCQLYPLALMWSEDGTAVELGWDTKCPFMREAVPAEIHRHAGLVQALLQRETTLRMLANNPRLIGRFQEDVIVLAALPELTDRLRLHQPDPRLRPLRLEDAPRMKQALERSECPGHEALAAYAFVYHYIWATTLSYWWMERDGVFFLFAHSPDGWFMPVPPLGARSLEESVGEGLADLHRWNHGSSVSRIENVTDRQKRDLAGSPLQWSDKFPDYLYRADSLAQLAGDSYKSQRALCNRIERAASVTLRPYTEADQPACRDLFRRWVSQKREGTLDTMGQFLLEDADAAHELIWAVGDRLGLAGTVACAEDRVVGYTFGYWLAPETFAVLVEVADRSMPGLAQYVFRETCRAARCGGAEYINAMDDAGLPGLRAAKQAYHPVATIKSWIASPLQP from the coding sequence GTGAGCCTGTCCGATCCACTGCCGCAATTCGTTCCCGGTTCCGTGTGTGTGCAATGTGATGTCTGTTGCCGATTTCCCGAGTCGGATAGTTTTCTTCGCCCCTACTTTACGCGGAATGAAATCGAGGCTGCGGTAGCGCAGGGCCTGTCGCCCGCGCTGTTTTCGGACCCCGTCGGATCTCAAATTGCCCTGGTCAAAGATTCACAAAGCGATGGCTACCTGTGTCCGGCCTTCGATCCGGCGACGTCACGCTGCGGCATCTATGCTCACAGGCCGTTCGATTGCCAGCTCTATCCGTTGGCGCTGATGTGGAGTGAGGATGGCACCGCGGTCGAATTAGGCTGGGATACCAAGTGCCCTTTCATGCGGGAGGCCGTTCCCGCAGAAATTCACCGGCATGCCGGGTTGGTTCAAGCGCTCCTTCAGCGGGAGACGACGCTGCGGATGCTGGCGAACAATCCGCGTTTAATCGGCCGGTTTCAAGAGGATGTGATTGTGCTTGCCGCGCTGCCGGAATTGACGGACCGTCTCCGTCTCCATCAGCCGGATCCGCGTCTCCGTCCGCTGCGGCTGGAGGATGCGCCCCGGATGAAGCAGGCGTTGGAGCGGTCCGAATGTCCGGGCCATGAGGCACTAGCGGCCTACGCGTTTGTGTATCACTATATATGGGCGACGACATTGTCCTATTGGTGGATGGAGCGGGACGGTGTATTCTTCCTGTTCGCCCATTCTCCCGATGGCTGGTTTATGCCGGTGCCCCCGCTTGGGGCACGATCGCTGGAAGAATCGGTGGGAGAGGGGCTAGCCGATTTGCATCGATGGAATCACGGTTCTTCGGTCAGCCGGATCGAGAACGTCACGGACCGTCAGAAGCGTGATCTTGCCGGCAGCCCTCTGCAATGGTCGGACAAATTCCCGGACTATCTATACCGGGCCGACTCGCTGGCGCAGCTGGCTGGAGATTCCTATAAGTCGCAACGCGCGCTCTGTAATCGGATTGAACGGGCCGCGTCGGTGACACTCCGTCCATATACGGAGGCCGATCAGCCCGCGTGCCGTGACCTGTTCCGTCGATGGGTGTCGCAGAAACGAGAAGGAACGCTGGATACGATGGGTCAGTTCCTGCTAGAGGATGCCGACGCGGCGCATGAACTCATTTGGGCGGTGGGTGATCGGCTGGGTCTTGCCGGCACCGTGGCCTGTGCGGAGGATCGAGTGGTGGGCTATACGTTCGGCTACTGGCTGGCGCCCGAGACGTTTGCGGTGCTGGTCGAAGTCGCCGACCGATCCATGCCCGGCTTGGCGCAGTATGTGTTTCGTGAGACCTGCCGCGCCGCGCGCTGCGGTGGCGCCGAATATATCAATGCCATGGATGATGCCGGCCTTCCCGGTCTCCGAGCCGCCAAGCAGGCGTACCATCCAGTGGCCACAATTAAAAGTTGGATAGCGAGTCCGTTGCAGCCATGA